Within the Echinicola sp. 20G genome, the region ATAATAGATCGCTCCGATTGTAGGCCCTCCGAAGTTAAGGAAATAACGATTGTTGAATACGTTTGATCCCCCTAACTTAATGATGGACTTCCAATCTTTAACCTTATAGCTAACCTGAGCGTCCATTGTTCCTACTTCCGGAACTTCCCCAGTTGCAAAGGAAGACTCCCAGTGGAATGCTGTTTGGTAACGGTAGGTTACATTAAAGCCTAATTTTTCTGTTAATTTTCTATTGGAGAAAGATAGGTTGAATTTGTGCTCTGGAGTGTTGAAATCTGACAAGAAGCCTTCTTCAATGTCTGAAAGTAACTTGTTGTAATTATAGTTGCCACCAATGGTGAAGTTACTAGGGAGATTATAGGTAATGCCCAAAGCGGCACCATTAGCCTTGACACTATTTCCCACTAAATTGGTGTAGGTTTGGAAAGTGTTTTCTTCACCTGGAGTGGTAATTGGTGTCAACAAGGAAGGGGCATTGACTGCGTTTATTGCAGCTTGCTCGTCATTAACAGGGGTAGGGTATACTGGCCCAGGAGCCTTTCTAACGGCAGTCTGCGTGATGAAATCATTGTAAATATTATAGTAGTAAGCGAAATCCAACAGTAACCTATTGTCTGCCAACAGACTCTTGTAGCCAATTTCAAAAGATTGTACTTGCTCAGGCCTTAAGTCAGGAAGGTCGTTTACAGGTACTAAAAGGCTGGTGGCAGCAGGATCGACCGGGCTAGTTCCCTTGCCCACCTCAGCGGTGTAGGCGTTGACTGATGCTAGGGAAAAGGCATTGTCAAAGATTTCGTATTTTTCCCTGTAATAAGGTAAACCACCCAATAATCTTGCGGAAACTACATTAAGGTCAATATGTTGGCCTTGGGTGGTAGGCATCCTGAAGCCGGTTTGATACGAAAGCCTGATGTTGTTGTTGCCCTGGGTGATTACAGCAGAAACCCTTGGATTAAACTGGCCTTTGAAGTTTTCATTTTTATCATACCTGATAGAAGCCATTAACTTTAGGTGGTCATCCCAGAATTTTTTAGATCCTTGGGCAAAGGCACCGTATTCCGCAATAGTAATCTCATTTCCTTCTACATCAGCAAAAATAGTCCCGTTTGAATTAAGGGAATACAATCGGTAACTGGCACCTACTTGAAGGTCTAAGAAGTCTATCTCATCTTTAAAATTGTACTGACCTTCTCCCATGTACATTCTGGAGCGGTCATTGAAAAGGGAACCTTGGGGAATAAAGTCATTCTTAACTGTATTGGAAGCATTGTCAAACTCGGTAGTTCCGGGTAAATACCTTCCTTGGTCTGCCAAGTTTCTAGCAGATTGGTGTGCTGTTGCTTGCTGTTCGGTAGTTCCAGGTTGACCAGGAGCAACTCCTTGTAGCGCTAAAGCGCCCATGTAGGCAAGGGTATATTCTCCAAACCAAGTAGTATTGTCCTTCCACATGTCATTGATGCGCACCCCGGTTAGGTCAGCTATAAAAGATCCTCCAGAGTTTTCACGAGTAGTATAAGCTCTTAAAAAGAAATTGTCTCCTTTGAGCTCCAATTTGTGTTGGGAAATTTCAAAGTCTGATAGAGAATAACGTTGAGCACCTGTATAAACACTGGTTCCTGCACCATAGTTGAAGGTGTAAGAGAGTTCAAGCTGATCATTTAGTCTATAATGGAGAGCTGCGTTAGCTTTATTGGTGGCCGCGCCATAATCCACCAAATAACGCTCTTCGTAGCCTGTTCTGGATACGACTTGGTCAGGGATACTGGACAAATAACCACCAAGCCCGAGATTAGAGGCTTGTTGCTGAATAGCTCCGACATTTCTCAGTAGACCAATGTTATTAGCTACCTCGTCCCCAAATACATGGACAATGTTCGCGCCAGGGTTAAAAGGAAGGTTGCCTTGACTTCTAGCATTGAGGTCGGTCATATCTGTTCCGTACCAATCCTCAGCTTTCATAAATGAGGCGTTGATTTTAAAAGCCCACTTATTGTTAAATGCTTTGGCATAGCGGATGGAACCTTCAAACATAGGTTGTGGGCTTTGGGGTTCTCCCTCTCTGCCATTGATGTGGTTCATACCTTGTTTGTAATAGGCACTTAAGCCCTGATAGTCAAATGGACTTTTGCTATTGACCAAAAGGATACCGTTAAATGCATTCGGGCCGTAAAGGGCAGATGATGCTCCGGGGATAAACTCCACACTTTCTACATCCAGTTCCGAAGGACCGTTGAGGTTACTTATTGGAAAGTTCAAAGCTGGTGCTTGGGTGTCCATTCCATCTGTAAGCTGGACAAAGCGGGTGTTTCCCGTGCTATTAAATCCTCTGGCATTGATGATTTGGAAGTTGATAGAGGAAGAGGTTACATCTACCCCTTTCAAATTGGCAATGGCCTTGTAGTAGCTATCACTTGCAGTTTCCTTAATACTAAGAATGTCCATTTTTTCAATAGACACGGGTGAGCTTAAAATGCTTTCTTCTACCCTTGAGGCAGAAACCACCACTTCCTGCCCCAGGAAAGTTTGTTCTTCCAGCTGAACATTGAGGCCAGTGGTATTTGCATTACTGATCAGCACTTCCTGAGAGGCAAAGCCGACCATTGAGAAAACCAGTGTTAAGGGAGGAGCTTGGTTTACTTCTAGCGAAAAGCGTCCGTCTAGATCAGTAACTGTTCCGATTACTTTACCTTTTACCAATACATTTACCCCGATAAGGGTTTCATCTGTGTCTGTGTCGGTTACAATGCCCGATATAGTAGTCTTTTCCTGTGCCAGGATGGGCCTACTACCAAAAGACAACAAAAAGATACAGGCGTAGAAAAATAGGCGCCATGCTCTTGGATCAACTTTCTTCATGTCAACTTGGGTTAGTTTTGCTAATTGCTTTTAGCGGAATTAACCGCTTAAATACATTATAATATAGCTTAAAAAGCTTAACTAATTAAAGTAAAAAGGGGATAAATGCATCGCCGGATAGCGATTGTTAACATTGGTAGGGTGTAAAAATAAGAAAGACAGTAAGTTAAGAGGCTTACTGTCTTGGGGAAGTTTTTATATCGGTTAAACGTTACTTATTTGACGTTTTTGTTTTCTTCATTTACATGAGTGACTAGTCGGTCGCACAATTCTTTCATTTCTTCAGACATGTACTCATCACCCGTACTGTTCAAGATCGTCTGTGCCATTCCTCCAAGGATATCGATGTAGAATCTTTTCATTTCAACTACTGACATATCTTCAGTCCAAAGGTCAATGCGAAGCGTACTATGATTTAAGTTGTCCCAAATATTTAGGCTGATTGACTTGGTATCTTCTGCTCCTTGGCTTTCTTTGTCTGTAGCGTCCCACTTGATGGTTTTGGGAAGGTTCTTTTCGTCAAGGTTGATGGTGAAATTTATCTCAGAGTTTTTCATATGCTTTCAATTTTAGTCTGCAAAACTACGAAACATCGTTTGGAGTTCCTTTTAAAATAAATAAAAACTAATTTTCCAATTGTAAAAACAAGACCAAGAGGATGACAAAAGTGAAGCTTCTATTATTTTCAATCAACATGTTTTTCATTTGGCCAATAATGGCTCAAGATGGTGAGGAAATATTGGGTGAATGGGTGACCTCTGATGGAACAGCCAAGCTTGAGATAGAGAAGGAAAAGGATAGCTTTTTTGCCCGAGTGGTTTGGCTAGCTAATCCAAATGAAAACGGAGCGCCGAAATTGGATCATCAAAACGCTGACCGATCACTTCGCCAACGTCCTATATTAGGGTTGAAAATCATCAAAAGCTTACAATATAAGGATGGAAAATGGGTGGACGGTGAATTATATGACCCTGAAAGTGGGGAAACGTATTCCTGTCAGTTGAAGCTTGATGATAAAGGTGTTTTAGAAGTAAGAGGTTACTTAGGAATGCCGGTTTTTGGTCGCTCAGTTTTTTGGAATAGGGCTAAATGAATTGATCCGAAACAATTGTCCTAAAGGTCAAGCTAATTCTGGGGCTGGTAACTTTTTTAGTGGGAGGGAGGCGATGCAGCCAATGACTTTGGGTAGCGCCGCGCATAACCAACAGACTGCCGTTTTCGAGAATGGTTGAAACCGTTTGTTTACTGCTTTTATGTTTGAAAGTGAATTTTCGCTCAGCACCGAGGGATAAAGAGGTGATAACTGTATTGGTGCCCAATGATTTTTCACTGTCGCTGTGGTAAGCCATCCCTTCTGATCCATCATGATAAAGATTGAGTAAGCAGGAATTGAATTGTACTTGTGCTTTTTCCTCAACCAAAGCTTTTAATTGTTTTAATTCTTCTGTCCAGGCTAAAGCTTTTTTGGTGGTATTAGAATAGGTGTATTCATAAGGCTTATCTCCATACCAAGCCACTTTTCTTTTGGTGGTGTAATGTTTTCCATAGATTACAGCCTCATCATGTCTCCACTCAATGCTTTCCATCAATCTATCAAAATAAAAATTGGCCTCTTGTTCGTTCAGGATTTTGCCATAATAATGGACTGTTCCATCATAGGGAAGAAGATTGGTTGGCACATCTTGGTTAAAAAGGTCCATGGCAATAAATAAGTTAGAAGAATTGGAAAGTTAGTAGTTTGAATAAGAATTGGGTAGAAGCTTTATTCTGATGTTTTTGGGATTTCTTTTTTATCTGTCATTGCTGCCTCCCAGCCTATAATGGCCGTTTTCCGCACAGGACCCCACATGTATCCACCAAAGATTCCGCTGGACTGGATTACCCGATGGCAGGGAATTAAATAAGCAATTGGATTGCTGCCAATTGCTGTTCCTACGGCTCTTGAAGCTTTGGGTTTTTGGATATGTTGTGCTATTTGACCATAGGTTGAAAGCTTACCTATAGGGATTTGCAGAAGACTTTCCCAAACTTTAAGTTGAAAATCGGTGCCTTTTAGGTGCAACTTGATTTGGTCTACTTTTGACCAGTCTTCATTGAAGATAGACAATGCTTTCTGATGAATAGGTTCCATCGATTCTTGGAATGACGCATTAGGGTATCGATCAGTTAAGTCTTTTAAGGCTAGATCTTCCGTTTCTAAAAATGAAATATGACAAATGCCCTTGGCAGTCGAGGCAAGCAAAACTTTTCCAAAAGGGCTTGTGGCAAAGTTATAGTTGATCTGCAAATTGGCACCTCCATTTTTGTACTCACCCGGTGTCATGCCTTCTATCTTGATAAAAAGATCATGGAGCCTGCCAGAACCAGAGAGTCCTGCTGCCATGCTGGCGTCGATTAGGTTTGTGGAAGTGTCTTTGAGCACTCTTTTTGCATGTCCTAAGCTGATATATTGAAGGAATTTCTTTGGGCTTACTCCTGCCCACTCTGTGAAAATACGCTGAAAGTGGAATGGACTTAGGTTGGATTCTCCTGCAACTTCTTCCAGGCTGGGTTGTTTTTTGTAGTTTTCTTGTAGGTATTGAAGGGCTTCTGCTACCCTTTGGTAAGTAATGGCTTCCTGACTTTGCATGTTGTAAAAGTATGAAGGAAGCTGATAAGAAGCCACCCGAAAGTTGCGATGTTTTAAAAAACGAGAGAGTTTATAAGAAGAAGGATTTTAATTTAAAGGGGATGAGGCATTTTATAAACAATATATTCGGTCATGATCGGATCTAGTCCGTTTTCCCTGAAATCTGATGCGATTTGCGCTCTATGGTAAGTGCTATGATTGATGATTTGAAAAAGCATGTCCTGCACGTTGTTTTGGAGCTCTTGCCCATTTCCAAGGCGATACTTTATAAGCTCATCCATTGGTCTTTCTTTAATTATAGAAAGTGAGCTTTCGAAATTTCTTCTATTTAAGCTATTAAAATTCTTTATTTCTTGGAGGTCCCATGGTTTACATGGAGGAGAGAGGTGGTTGATTTTGGCATTCCAAAGACTATGAGCGTTGAGAATATGTGAAAATAGTTTGATGGATTTACTGAGGTCTTTTGTATCATTTTTAACTAAAACCTCTATAACCTTTTGGTTGTAATGATTGGTGTATGTAAAAAGCTCTTCAAAAAAAGTTTCCATAATATTATTACGCTGTAGTGATAGTATTAAAGATATTAAAATTTTAAAAAAGTAAGCAGACAGGACTTGTCAGGTGAAAAGATACTGCCTGCTTATTGAAACCTAATAGATGTTTATTCTCTATTAAATTTAAATATAGGTTTCTTGAAGAAAGGTTTTGATACTTTGAGCCTTTCTGCCTAAAATGATTTCTAGGTCCGATTTTTCTTTCTCAAATTCGCCAGCGGCAATGCCCAGACTAAACATGGTCAACATTCCAATTATTTCAGAAGGGAGACCAGTATTTTTCATGGTTGATTCAAAGGTGTTAATATTAGGGGAAAGATAAGTTACTCTTGCTTTAAGGATTTCAGAAAGTAGTCGGCTAATTTTTTCAAAATTTAGCGCTTCATTTCCATTAAATTTATAAATCTTATTTTTATGATGCTCCGGCTCAGTTAAGATGTTGGCTTCTGCTTCAGCTAAGTCTTTTCTGGTTACAAAATTGCTTTTTCCATTTTCAGAAGGGAGAAATATGTTTTTGGTTTGTAAGATTTGTTCCTTTCCACCAATAAAAAGTGGAATAACCTCGGCGTATAGGTTATGCCGAAGTATTGTATAATTCATACCAGACGCGATTATACTTTCCTCTGTAAGCCTGTGGCTATTGACCACAGGAAATAAAGGGGAGGATGAATCCTCTATCTTTCTAACGGTGCTAGTATAAAGGATGTGCTCAACTTGGTTTTCAATGGCTGATTTGATGACATTTTCATGTTGGTGAATTCTGGCTTCAATATCATTTCCAGATACCAGAAACAATTGCTCAATTCCTTTAAATGCCTTGATGAGACTGTCAGGATCATTGTAGTCTCCTTGTCTTACATCGAAGCCTTGTGCTGCATATTGTAGTGCTTTTTTAGACTTCGTATCTCTGACCAATACAGCAATATCTGATGTGGAGTTTTTTTTATTCAGGAAATTAATAATTAAACTTCCAAGTTCACCAGTTGCCCCTGTAATAAGTGTCTTTTTCATAATTTGTGATAGTTGATTACTATATTTTATTTAGTTACTTTTGGTAAGTAAAAGTAAGAGGACGTTTATAATTAGTCAAGAACTTACTTGGTTGTGAGTCACTTACTTGTGGGTAATTAAAGTTGATTTTCAGAGAGTTATGGATGAAGATATTTTAAAAAAATATGGAGATGTGGACACGTGTCCTGTAAGAAATATACTTGATCGGTTTGGGGATAAGTGGTCCACACTGGTTTTATTGGTACTGGGAGAAAAAGAGAAATTAAGGTTTAATGAGTTGAACAAATACATTCAAACAATTTCTCAAAAGATGTTGACTGTCACTCTAAAGAAATTAGAAACAGATGGATTGGTAAACAGAACAATTTATGCTCAGGTGCCTCCAAAAGTCGAATACGAGTTGACTGATTTGGGGAGAAGTCTTTTGCCCAATCTCCAAAATTTGGTAAAATGGGCCAATGATAATATTGATGAAATCAAAAATAATAGAACTAAAGTAGGGTAGGGATAGTATCAATTGATCATTCTCTTTGATCTTCATCCATAAGGTTTCCAAGCTGTGTCAATTTGTTTGCCCAGAAATGGTCGTAGTAAGCTATCCAGGATTTTAATTCATCGAATCCATCTTGTTTGATCATGCAAACTCTTTCTCTTCCTATGTTTTGAATCTCAACAAATCCACCCAATTGTAAAATTTTTATGTGTTTAGAAATTGCTGGTCTACTGATATCAAAGTTTTTTACGAGTGAGTTAATGGAGAGATTTTCTTTGGATAGCAAAAACAAAATCTTCCTTCTATTGGGATCAGCGATGACTTGAAACGCATCAAGCATTTGCACGGTCGATTAAGTTCAAGTTTGCTAAAAAACGTTTGCCGATTTTTATCCAGCCCATGTTCATGATAAAGTAGGATGGATAATTTTTTAATCCTTCAAATCCACTATGTTCAAGCGATAAAACTGTTCCATTGTTTTTGGATTGTAGTGTCCACGTGACAATACTGTTTAGCTTAGGGTTTTCTTTACTCCCACCACCTTTCCAAGAATACGACAATGATTTATACTTGACCATTTTCAATACTTCACAGTCAATGTGTCCGTCAAAATCCAATTTGAACTTAGGCTTGGTCTTGAAATAAAAATGATGCCCTATCTCTGGCTTGAAATTGTTTTCCATAAGCCATTGAGCCAGTAATTTACTTTCTGTCAAGTAGCTCCAAACTACTTCAATTGGATGTGGATAAAAGAAAGTATGTTGAATTGTCCTATTCATTATTTATGTAATTTTTAAGTTACCTAAATCTATATGTAACTTTTAAGTTACACAAAAATAAGGCGTTAATTTTTTAATTAATTATCTCATCAATTCAGGCTTTTATTTCTACATTATTTTTAAAGCTTGATTTATAGTCAATGTTATTTTTAAAATAAGGGTCAAATAAGTTTTAAGCAGACCCGTTTTGAAAGCCTCTTTTTAGTGTTTCATAAAATCTATTATAATTCCATTTTAATAGAAAAATATTATTTAAAATCATTCTAAATAATTTAGAAGTTATAGCAAACAGGTATACATTTGTTCTTAATTAAAATTAATCTAAATAAGAAAAATGAAAAAGATTTTACTCGTAATGGTTTTTGTTGGTTTAGGGCAGTTATTGATGGCCCAGACAAACGGCACCATTTCTGGCTTTGTTCAGGATGAGACTGGAAACCCAATACCTTTTGCTTCAGTAATCCTTAATGGCACTTCCTTTGGAGCTGCTACGGGTGAAG harbors:
- a CDS encoding SDR family oxidoreductase, whose product is MKKTLITGATGELGSLIINFLNKKNSTSDIAVLVRDTKSKKALQYAAQGFDVRQGDYNDPDSLIKAFKGIEQLFLVSGNDIEARIHQHENVIKSAIENQVEHILYTSTVRKIEDSSSPLFPVVNSHRLTEESIIASGMNYTILRHNLYAEVIPLFIGGKEQILQTKNIFLPSENGKSNFVTRKDLAEAEANILTEPEHHKNKIYKFNGNEALNFEKISRLLSEILKARVTYLSPNINTFESTMKNTGLPSEIIGMLTMFSLGIAAGEFEKEKSDLEIILGRKAQSIKTFLQETYI
- a CDS encoding TonB-dependent receptor domain-containing protein encodes the protein MKKVDPRAWRLFFYACIFLLSFGSRPILAQEKTTISGIVTDTDTDETLIGVNVLVKGKVIGTVTDLDGRFSLEVNQAPPLTLVFSMVGFASQEVLISNANTTGLNVQLEEQTFLGQEVVVSASRVEESILSSPVSIEKMDILSIKETASDSYYKAIANLKGVDVTSSSINFQIINARGFNSTGNTRFVQLTDGMDTQAPALNFPISNLNGPSELDVESVEFIPGASSALYGPNAFNGILLVNSKSPFDYQGLSAYYKQGMNHINGREGEPQSPQPMFEGSIRYAKAFNNKWAFKINASFMKAEDWYGTDMTDLNARSQGNLPFNPGANIVHVFGDEVANNIGLLRNVGAIQQQASNLGLGGYLSSIPDQVVSRTGYEERYLVDYGAATNKANAALHYRLNDQLELSYTFNYGAGTSVYTGAQRYSLSDFEISQHKLELKGDNFFLRAYTTRENSGGSFIADLTGVRINDMWKDNTTWFGEYTLAYMGALALQGVAPGQPGTTEQQATAHQSARNLADQGRYLPGTTEFDNASNTVKNDFIPQGSLFNDRSRMYMGEGQYNFKDEIDFLDLQVGASYRLYSLNSNGTIFADVEGNEITIAEYGAFAQGSKKFWDDHLKLMASIRYDKNENFKGQFNPRVSAVITQGNNNIRLSYQTGFRMPTTQGQHIDLNVVSARLLGGLPYYREKYEIFDNAFSLASVNAYTAEVGKGTSPVDPAATSLLVPVNDLPDLRPEQVQSFEIGYKSLLADNRLLLDFAYYYNIYNDFITQTAVRKAPGPVYPTPVNDEQAAINAVNAPSLLTPITTPGEENTFQTYTNLVGNSVKANGAALGITYNLPSNFTIGGNYNYNKLLSDIEEGFLSDFNTPEHKFNLSFSNRKLTEKLGFNVTYRYQTAFHWESSFATGEVPEVGTMDAQVSYKVKDWKSIIKLGGSNVFNNRYFLNFGGPTIGAIYYVSITFDELLN
- a CDS encoding SRPBCC domain-containing protein, producing the protein MNRTIQHTFFYPHPIEVVWSYLTESKLLAQWLMENNFKPEIGHHFYFKTKPKFKLDFDGHIDCEVLKMVKYKSLSYSWKGGGSKENPKLNSIVTWTLQSKNNGTVLSLEHSGFEGLKNYPSYFIMNMGWIKIGKRFLANLNLIDRANA
- a CDS encoding alpha-ketoglutarate-dependent dioxygenase AlkB, whose product is MDLFNQDVPTNLLPYDGTVHYYGKILNEQEANFYFDRLMESIEWRHDEAVIYGKHYTTKRKVAWYGDKPYEYTYSNTTKKALAWTEELKQLKALVEEKAQVQFNSCLLNLYHDGSEGMAYHSDSEKSLGTNTVITSLSLGAERKFTFKHKSSKQTVSTILENGSLLVMRGATQSHWLHRLPPTKKVTSPRISLTFRTIVSDQFI
- a CDS encoding helix-turn-helix domain-containing protein produces the protein MDEDILKKYGDVDTCPVRNILDRFGDKWSTLVLLVLGEKEKLRFNELNKYIQTISQKMLTVTLKKLETDGLVNRTIYAQVPPKVEYELTDLGRSLLPNLQNLVKWANDNIDEIKNNRTKVG
- the gldC gene encoding gliding motility protein GldC is translated as MKNSEINFTINLDEKNLPKTIKWDATDKESQGAEDTKSISLNIWDNLNHSTLRIDLWTEDMSVVEMKRFYIDILGGMAQTILNSTGDEYMSEEMKELCDRLVTHVNEENKNVK
- a CDS encoding helix-turn-helix transcriptional regulator, which translates into the protein MLDAFQVIADPNRRKILFLLSKENLSINSLVKNFDISRPAISKHIKILQLGGFVEIQNIGRERVCMIKQDGFDELKSWIAYYDHFWANKLTQLGNLMDEDQRE
- a CDS encoding DUF2147 domain-containing protein, translating into MTKVKLLLFSINMFFIWPIMAQDGEEILGEWVTSDGTAKLEIEKEKDSFFARVVWLANPNENGAPKLDHQNADRSLRQRPILGLKIIKSLQYKDGKWVDGELYDPESGETYSCQLKLDDKGVLEVRGYLGMPVFGRSVFWNRAK
- a CDS encoding DinB family protein is translated as METFFEELFTYTNHYNQKVIEVLVKNDTKDLSKSIKLFSHILNAHSLWNAKINHLSPPCKPWDLQEIKNFNSLNRRNFESSLSIIKERPMDELIKYRLGNGQELQNNVQDMLFQIINHSTYHRAQIASDFRENGLDPIMTEYIVYKMPHPL
- a CDS encoding methylated-DNA--[protein]-cysteine S-methyltransferase, which encodes MQSQEAITYQRVAEALQYLQENYKKQPSLEEVAGESNLSPFHFQRIFTEWAGVSPKKFLQYISLGHAKRVLKDTSTNLIDASMAAGLSGSGRLHDLFIKIEGMTPGEYKNGGANLQINYNFATSPFGKVLLASTAKGICHISFLETEDLALKDLTDRYPNASFQESMEPIHQKALSIFNEDWSKVDQIKLHLKGTDFQLKVWESLLQIPIGKLSTYGQIAQHIQKPKASRAVGTAIGSNPIAYLIPCHRVIQSSGIFGGYMWGPVRKTAIIGWEAAMTDKKEIPKTSE